A window of the Homo sapiens chromosome 18, GRCh38.p14 Primary Assembly genome harbors these coding sequences:
- the DIPK1C gene encoding divergent protein kinase domain 1C isoform X2, translating into MPEAELLLMVAGEVKSALGLELSNSSLGPWWPGRRGPRWRGQLASLWALLQQEEYVYFSLLQDLSPHVLPVLGSCGHFYAVEFLAAGSPHHRALFPLDRAPGAPGGGQAKAISDIALSFLDMVNHFDSDFSHRLHLCDIKPENFAIRSDFTVVAIDVDMAFFEPKMREILEQNCTGDEDCNFFDCFSRCDLRVNKCGAQRVNNNLQVICDKIFRHWFSAPLKSSAVSFQLQLQLQEAVQECADPGVPSGNTRRAASSVFWKLRQLLQATLRELQEAEK; encoded by the exons ATGCCCGAGGCCGAACTCCTCCTGATGGTGGCTGGGGAGGTCAAGAGCGCTCTGGGCCTGGAGTTGTCCAACAGCAGCCTGGGGCCGTGGTGGCCGGGCAGGCGGGGCCCACGCTGGCGGGGACAGCTGGCCAGCCTGTGGGCCCTGCTGCAGCAGGAGGAGTACGTCTACTTCAGCCTGCTGCAGGACCTGAGCCCACACGTGCTGCCCGTGCTGGGTTCCTGCGGCCACTTCTACGCGGTGGAGTTCCTGGCCGCGGGCAGCCCCCACCACAGGGCACTCTTCCCCCTGGACCGGGCCCCAGGTGCCCCTGGGGGTGGCCAGGCCAAGGCCATCAGTGACATCGCACTCAGCTTCTTGGACATGGTGAACCATTTTGACAGTGACTTTTCCCACCGCCTCCACCTCTGCGACATCAAGCCGGAAAACTTTGCCATCCGGAGCGACTTCACA GTGGTGGCTATTGATGTGGACATGGCCTTTTTTGAACCTAAAATGAGGGAAATCCTTGAGCAAAACTGCACAGGAGATGAAGACTGCAATTTCTTTGACTGTTTTTCAAGATGTGATTTACGAGTCAACAAATGCGGAGCGCAGCGCGTAAACAACAACCTGCAG GTCATCTGTGACAAAATATTTCGCCATTGGTTTTCCGCGCCTCTCAAGAGCTCTGCGGTCTCTTTCCAGCTTCAGCTGCAGTTACAGGAGGCGGTGCAGGAATGTGCAGACCCTGGGGTCCCCAGTGGGAACACCCGGAGAGCAGCCTCCAGCGTGTTCTGGAAGCTTCGCCAACTCCTCCAAGCCACACTGAGGGAgctgcaggaggcagagaagTAG